From Streptomyces sp. NBC_01551:
TGTCGTACCAGGTCAGGGCGATGACCTCGATGCCGTGGTCGTGTAGGACGTAGCCCCATTCCAGGCCCATGGCATCGGCGTTGGCGTCGGTGACCGGGATCGGCTTCGCGGGGGTGCCGTCAACGTTGAAGACGTTGTCGAAGGGTGCGCTCGGACCGAGGTCGCTGCGGGGGTCGAGCCGCTCCCGGACGCTGTCGGGGGCCCGGTCCAGGAGGTCCATGCCGAGCTGCTTCCAGTCGTGGGGGCCATCGATGAGGTGGCGGCGAAGGGCGTCGAGGTCACCGCCGAAGCGGTAGCGGGCGGCGCCGAGCAGGAGAGGGAGCTGATGGTCGGGGTAGCCGTCGTAATGGCAGTAGATGCCCTCGTAGCCGGTACCAGTGGGGCGGGCGATGAAGCTGCGGGTGCTGATGGAGGATCCCTTCGTGCAGGTGGTCAGCGGGCGCGGACGACAGGGGCTGCGAGCAGTGCGGGTATGGGCCGGGCCACGGCCGGTGGGCGGGGTCGCGTGGCGGTGGGCGTGGCGTGACGCAGGTTCACGCCGATTCCCGCTGCGGCGAGCCGGAGTGCGACAGCCTGGATGCGTACGGCGCGGTCGGCCTCGCCGTAGGAGGCGGGGAGGAGGAACGCGGCCTGGTGGGGCACGTACTGGAATCCGTGGACGTACAGCACTTCCCTGGCTTCCTCCAGGACGTCCTCGTACGGCGCCCCGACCACCCCGTCCTCGTACCAGGTCAAGGTGAGGGTTCGGTCGACCTGCGGCGGGGCCTTGCGGTGCGGGGGCTCGGGCCGGTCGACGAGACTGCGGCGCACCGCGTCGCGGGCGGATTCGTAACGGGGCAGCAGCCGCCGCGCGATGTGGGCGGCGGCACGGACGGGATCATTGGGGACCGCGATCCCGTTGGGTTCCTCGATGCCCACGAAATGGTGCGGCTCGACGTCGGGGCCCAGCGGAGCGACGACGAACTGACGTGGCCGCAAAGGCCGGTCGGTGACGTAGAGGTGTTGGCCGTCCGGACCGTGGAGGACGGCCTCGTGGCCCAGGACGTACTGGCTGACGATGTACTCGACGTGGCCGCGGTCCCAGAGACGGTCGATGGTGGCGCACTGGTCTTCGAAGGTGAGGTGCAGTCGGTAGTTGCTCGTCCACTGCCCGGGGAGACGGGCGGCGAGCGCGGAGGCGAACAGGGACAGGTCGGCGCGTGCTGAAGGCATGGGTTCCCGGGTTGGTTGAACGATTCACCGGTCAGTGCATACGGGCGTCTGTATCGAAAAGTTGCAGTTCAGCGGGGTGCAACTGGTGCTGAACCACGAAACTTCGACCTGCGACCTTCCACAGACCGCGGCCCCTGGTCAGGTGGGACAGCGCTCCGGATTCGACGCTGGTCAGACCGAGGAGTCCGGCGGCGGCTGCGAGCTGGTCGGTCTCCTGCCGGTAGATCACGCGGGTGGAGCAGTCGGCCAGCAGGCCCTCGGCCAGGGCCCGGCTCTGGCTGCCGGCGTCGCCCGCGGTGAGCAGGTCGGACAGCCGGTGGATCACCATCAAGTTCGCGATGCCCAGGCCGCGGCTCAGCTTCCACTGGGCCTGCATGCGCATCAGGAGTGCCGGATGCCTCATCAATCGCCACGCCTCGTCGTAAACCACCCATCTCCGGCCGCCGTACGGGTCGGTGAGGGCTGCCTCCATCCAGGCGGAGGCGCAGGTCATGGCGAGCACGAGGGCGGCGTCGTCGGTGCCGCCCAGGCGTGAGAGGTCGATGGACAGCATGGGCCGGTACGGGTCGAAGGCCGTGGTGGAGGGAGCGTCGAACATCCCGGCCAGGTCACCGAAGACCAGTCGGCGCATGGCGTGGGCGAGGTCGCGGGCTGCGTCTCCGAGGCGCCCGGCCAGCAGACCGCCAGCCAGGTCGAGACCCGGCCCGTCGGCGAGGGCGTGGGCGACGTCGCCGAGCAGCGGGGGCCTGCCGGACGCGGAGGCCCGGGCGACGGCGGTGCCGAGCGCGACGTCCAGGACGGTGTGCTCCATCGGCAGCAGGTCGCGGCCGAGGACCGTACGCGCCAGGGAGCCGAGCAGCAGCAGGCGGCGCTTGCGTACCTCCCCCTCCCACTCCGCCTCCGGTACCGAGGGAGGCCGGGGCGGCGCGTCCAGCGGGTTCAGCCTGCCGGGGAGCCCGGGCCCGAGGGCGATGGACGCACCGCCCAGGGCGTGGGCGACGGCCGTCCATTCCCCCTTCGGGTCGCACGGCACGTACACCCGGTACCCGAAGGCGACGGAGCGCAGCGCCAGGCTCTTGGCGAGCGCGGACTTCCCCTGCCCGATCACACCGGCCAGCAGCACGTTGGGATTGGTGAAGCCCTCGACCTTTCCGTACAGCTCGAAGGGGTCGAACGTGAAACTGCCCTCCGCGTGGAGGTCTTTGCCGATGTAGATGCCGTCGGCGCCGAGTCCGCCTTCGGCGAGGAAGGGGTAGGCGGCGCTCGCGACGGCGGTGGTCATGCGGTGGGCGGGGAGCTTGAGGCGGCTGCCGCGGGCGGAGAAGGGGCCCGGCCGCCCTGCGGGTGGGTAGGCCGCCTCGGGGTAGACGGCCTCGGCGGGCTGCTGCTCGGAGCTGGGGCCGGCGGCGGCGCGGGCGCGGGCCTCGGCGCGGGCGGTCTGCTTGCGCAGGGCGCGGCGCTGGGCCCGGCCGATGCCTTGTGGCGTGAACAGGGGGGTCGCGCTGGCTTCGCGGCGGTGGGACAAGAGGACGCTTCCGGGGTGGTGGCGGTCAGGACGCGAGGTCGGCGGGGGTGGTCTTGCGCCGCACTACGTGGGAGGCGGCGAGGTGCCGCTGGCAGATGGTCAGCACGGGCGGGCCGTCCGGGAGCCGCTCTGGGTGGCAGCCGGTGCCGTCAGACGCGGCGGGGAGCAGGTGGAAGGCGGCGTGGACGGCGTCGGCTGCCTGCCACAGGCGGGTGTGGGCCGTGGCCAGGTGACGTCCCGAGGCGGGTCGTTCGGGCCGGGTGTGCTCGGCGAGCTGCTCCAGGAGGCGGTGCAGGTCGGTGAGGTGGGCGTGGAGGGTGTCGAGGTGGTGTCGGTCGCTTGGCTGACCGGCACGGGTGGCGAGGAGGCGGGTGTGGTGGCGAAGGCCGGCGGTGGCCGCCCGGAGGTACGGGTGGGCGTCGCCGACGGGGTGTTCGTCAGGGGTCAAGGGGCTCCTCGTGGAGGGGGATGCCGGGGGCGGCGGGCGGATGGGGCTAGAGGGTGTTGCGGGCGAGGGGGAGGGCGCAGGTGGTGAAGGCGTCGGTCTGCTGGAAGAGCAGGCGCCGCAGGTCGACCTGGGCACTGGCAGCGGCGGTCTCCAGCTGGGCGCAGGCGGCGTCCAGGGCCTGGTCGGTGTCCGCGGAGACGGTGAGCAGTCCGGTCAGGGCGACGTCGGCGTGTCCGGAGATCAGTTGCTTCTCGCGGGTCTTGACGTCGGCGTACTCGACGTTGTCGGCTTCGGACTCGACCTGGCCGCGGCGCCGGCGCTCGGAGGCGTCCGAGATGATCGCGGACTTGCGCCGCTGGACGTCCCGCAGGGCGGACTCGATGCCCTGCGGCGCGTATATAAGGGAGAAGCTGCGGCGGACGCCGGTGCTGAACATGATGCTGTGCAAGAAGCCCGAACTCGTCTCGGTCCGCGGCCAGTTCTCGATCCAGTACGTCGCGTGCCGGGCGCTGTCGGTGATGACCCGGTCGGTCTCCTCGACCTGGGCGACAGGGCCGGCGGCGGCCGGGTCGGCTTCGGCGCGGCCGGTGGAGGACCACTGCTGCAGCCGGGCTGTGGCGGCGGGGTCGTACGCGGTGCGCAGCACGGCGGCGATCTCGCGGGAGCCGAGCCAGCCGGTGACGGTGAGCCCGGCGCCGCGGGCGGCCTGGGCGACGGACGCCGTGGTCTGCCCCATGACGGTGAACGCGCCGTGGAGTCCTCCGCCTGCCTGGCCGATCAGGCGCTTGGCGGCCTTGAGGTCCAGGGCGATAGCCAGGTATGCCTCGTGGGGTGCGGCGGCGGGGCCGGCGGAGTCGACGAGCGCGGAGTAGATGTGTCCGGCCACGGGGGCCTGAGGGTTGCCGTGCTCGGTCCAGTGCCGGGCCAGGCTGTCGCCGGAGTCGGGCACGGTGCGTTCCAAGACCTGGACGGTGGCGACGTGCCCGGTGCGGGCGATGCCGGCGAGCGCCCTGCCCCAGGCGCTCACGTTGGCGTTCTGGGTGGCCGGATCGAGAAGTGCGAAGGCGCGGGAGCTGACCCGGGCGACGGCGGTGAGGGTCTGGCGGTGGGGGTCGTGGATCGCGGAGGCGCCGGAGGCGGCGGTGGCCACGCGCAGGGAGGCGGTGGTGCCGGGCAGGTGCAGCAGTCCCTCGACCTGGGGGCGGGAGACGGGCCGGGCCCGCCACATGGTCTGGCCGGTACGGCGGCGGTGGGCGTAGCGGGCCACCAGCGGCGCCCAGTCGATCAGGGACCGGCCTTCCCGGCGCACCCCGACCAGGACGGCGGTGGTGATCCAGACGGGGGCCAGTGCGACGGCGCCCATCAGGCCGACGGTCAGCACGGCCACCAGCAGCAATGCCAGGGTCGAGGAGACGAGGACGAGCTGCGGGAGGGAGAGGCCCAGCAGGATCCCGCGCCGTGACCGGGTGGGGAATTTGACGGTGAGGGGGAGGACTTCGGACAAGGACGGTTCCCGGGGCGGGTCGGCCCGGGGCAGGGAGTGTGGTGGCCCTGCCCCGGGGTGGGCTGGCGGAGGGACTACAGGCCGGTCGGCGAGCCGGTCTGGGAGGCGCTGTCACCGTTGGCCGGAGCGCCGTGGGCCGGAGGCATCGGATCGGCGGGCGCACTGGTGCTCCACCCGCTCTGCTGGGATCCGGGGCCGCTCCAGCTCGGCGGACCGTCTGCCTGGCCGGTGTCCTGGCCGCTTCCGGTCCGGGCCTGCGGGGGCGCGGCCTGCTCCATCAGGTCGTGGAAGCCCCCGCCGGAGCTGCCGCCGGAGTCGCCCTTGCCCATGTCCATGCCGCCGGTCGGGTTGGAGGCGATGTCGCCGGGGAAGCCCCCGCCGCTGCCCGCAGCCTCGGCGCCACCACCGGCAGCGCCGGCTCCGGCCGCCGCGCCGCCGGTGGCCGCCGCAGCAGCCTTGCGCGCCGCGTTCTCGGCGTGCTGACGGGCAACCGTCGCGCCGGCGCCGCCGGCGCGGTGGAGGGACTCGCCGTCGGTTCCCTCAGCGGCCCAGTGCACGAACTTGAACGTCATGTACGGGCACAACAGGATCATGAGCATGATGACCATGCCTGCGGCGACGTCCGCGAGGGCGGCGACGCCGTCCTTGGCATCGGTCTTGCCCATGGCTGCGATGCCGAGCACGAAGATGATCGTCATCAGCAGCTTGGAGACGACGAGGGTGGCGGTGGCCTCGATCCAGCCGCGGCGCCACCGTCGGGCGGCTTCCCAGCCGCCGCCGGCTCCGGCGAAAATGGCCAAGGTGACGAGGATCAGGATGCCGACCTTGCGGACCATCATCACGCCCCAGAACAGGAACGCTCCGATCGCGCTGCCGAGGGCCGCGACGACTGCGACGAGCCAGCCCATTCCGGCGATGGAGCTGATCTGCTGGACCTTGACGATCCTGCGCACGGCGGAGGAGATGTCCGTCCCGGAAGCCGCGAACAGCCCGTTGGACAGGGCGTCGACGACTTCGATGGCGACGGTGGTGAAGGCGATGGCGCAGAAGGCGAACAAGACGCCGGAGGCCGTTCCGGTCACCGCTTGGGCTAGGGCTTGGCCGTCGCGTTTGATCGCGGCTCTCACCAGCTGCGCACAGAACGTCGCGACGAGCATCAGCAGGCCGATCGGCAGAATCGTCTCGTAGTTGTCGCGGAACCATCCCGCGCCGAGGTCGATGTTGGTGGTGCGGTCGATGGCCTTGGACGCGAGGTCCGCCGCGGCGGCGGCGACGTCACCGGCGCTTTCCGCCATCCACTTCCCGATCGCGCCGGCGGGATCGGAGGCGAAGTCGATCACATCGCCGGCCTTGCAGAGGTAGCCGGCGACAGGCAGGTCACAAAAGCCCACGTCGGGCGTCCTTTCGGGTGGTACAGGCGGTGGCTACGGGGCGACGCGCGGGGCTATGGCGACCAGGCGGCAGTCCTTGCCGGGTCGGCACTGGACGGCGAGGGTGATCTGCCGGTCTTCGGCACCGCCTCCGCCTCCGTTCCAGGCGAGCTGGGTTTTGCCGCGCACCGTGACGGCGTAGATGTACGCCTCGGTGATGGCTTGCGGGTTGTCGGCCAGGGCCTGCTTGAACGCGGACGGAAAGTGCGCCTCCGACGTGGTGGCGCTGGCGTGCTGGCCGTTGTCCTTCAGCCGTGACCACAGCACCGGGTCGGGGATCTGGGCCTGGACGGAGTCCCAGTCCGCGTATGCGGACTCGCCGGTCAGCCAGCTGTGCATGCCGGCGAGCTGGGCGTCGCGGCTGGTAGTGCGGGCATCGAAGGTCCACAGCATCACCGCGCTCGCCCGGGCGAACGCGAGTGGATCGGAGATCGGAGGCGGCCCGGCGACCGTGGACCCTCCTGCGGGCGCTGTCGGTACGGGAGCAGAGGGGGCCTTCGGTGCACCGGTCGGGCTGGTCTGCTTACCGGATGCCTCGGGGCTCTGGTGGCTCCCGGTCCACCAGGCGACGGCGCCGGCGAGGACCAGCAGCGCGGCCAGTACACCGGCGAAAAGCAGGACGCGCCGGGGTGGCTGCCAGCCCAGGCCGAGCACGTCGAGGGAACGTTTCCTCATCGGACCTGCTGGCCGAGCGCGCTGAAGAACGCCACGATGCCGTTGGCCGCACCCAAGCCGAGGGCGGCGGCTGCGGACACGACCGCGCCTTTCTTGCCGTTGGCTTCGGCCTGGTGGCCGCCGGAGTGGTGGCCCCAGGCCCAGACGCCGAGGCTGACGGCCAGGGCGCCGACCACGGCCACGATCCCGAACAGGTTGATCGAGTTCACGACGGTGCGCAGGACGTCGAGGCCGGGCAGGCCGCCGCCTTTGGGCGAGACGCCCGGATCGTAGGCAAGCAGGGTGAGGCGTTCGGACAGGGGTGGGGTGAGATTGGCGGGGGAGATGGTGGTGCGCTCCTTGCATGCGCAGGACACGACGGGCCCTGCCGGGGAACAGGAAGGAAAGGGGGGAGAGGGGAGGGGGAAGGGGCGCTCTGCGGCGCGAAGGTGGTCCGGTCCGCCCGGTGCCTCAAGGGCTGGCCGGGCGGACCGGTGTCACGGGAGACGGCGTGCGCTGTGGGCGGCGTAGTCGGCGAGGGTGCTGAAGCGGACCGGCTTTGTGGTGCGCGGGGCCTCGATGACGTAGCCGTGGCCGGCGTAGATACCGACGTGCTCCGGGACCGCCGGGGTGCCGCGGCTGAACACCAGGTCGCCGGGGCGAAGTTGGTTCAGCGGGACGGCGTGGCCTTCTGCGATCTGGGTGTACGTGGTCCGGGTCAGGGTGATCCCGGCCTTCTTGTACGCCTGCTGGGTCAGCGAGCTGCAGTCGCAACGGCCCATCGGGTCCGGACCGTGCGGAGCCAGGCACGAGCCGCCCCACTGGTAGAGGGTGCCGAGCTGGTTCATGGCCCAGGTGATGGCCGTCTTGGCGCGGGGATCGGCGTCGGCGGGGATCGAATACCCCTTGGGGACCGCCCCTTCGGGGATCGGTCCGGAGCCGCTGCCCTCTTCGCCCGGAGCGCATGGGTCCGTCGCCGGGATGCCCGGGGTCTGGCCTTCGGTGGGCGGCCCGGAGCCCTTCAGCGTCGGGACGATGGCCTGCTGCAGAGCGCGGGCGAGAGGCTCCCACTGGGCGTAGGCGTCGGGGAAACCGCTCAGCTGGACGGCCTGCGCGGCCTGCGTGACCGTCATCTGCTGCCAGCCGGGGACCTTCAGCAGGCCC
This genomic window contains:
- a CDS encoding ATP-binding protein, whose amino-acid sequence is MSHRREASATPLFTPQGIGRAQRRALRKQTARAEARARAAAGPSSEQQPAEAVYPEAAYPPAGRPGPFSARGSRLKLPAHRMTTAVASAAYPFLAEGGLGADGIYIGKDLHAEGSFTFDPFELYGKVEGFTNPNVLLAGVIGQGKSALAKSLALRSVAFGYRVYVPCDPKGEWTAVAHALGGASIALGPGLPGRLNPLDAPPRPPSVPEAEWEGEVRKRRLLLLGSLARTVLGRDLLPMEHTVLDVALGTAVARASASGRPPLLGDVAHALADGPGLDLAGGLLAGRLGDAARDLAHAMRRLVFGDLAGMFDAPSTTAFDPYRPMLSIDLSRLGGTDDAALVLAMTCASAWMEAALTDPYGGRRWVVYDEAWRLMRHPALLMRMQAQWKLSRGLGIANLMVIHRLSDLLTAGDAGSQSRALAEGLLADCSTRVIYRQETDQLAAAAGLLGLTSVESGALSHLTRGRGLWKVAGRSFVVQHQLHPAELQLFDTDARMH
- a CDS encoding DUF6238 family protein produces the protein MTPDEHPVGDAHPYLRAATAGLRHHTRLLATRAGQPSDRHHLDTLHAHLTDLHRLLEQLAEHTRPERPASGRHLATAHTRLWQAADAVHAAFHLLPAASDGTGCHPERLPDGPPVLTICQRHLAASHVVRRKTTPADLAS
- a CDS encoding SCO6880 family protein, which produces MSEVLPLTVKFPTRSRRGILLGLSLPQLVLVSSTLALLLVAVLTVGLMGAVALAPVWITTAVLVGVRREGRSLIDWAPLVARYAHRRRTGQTMWRARPVSRPQVEGLLHLPGTTASLRVATAASGASAIHDPHRQTLTAVARVSSRAFALLDPATQNANVSAWGRALAGIARTGHVATVQVLERTVPDSGDSLARHWTEHGNPQAPVAGHIYSALVDSAGPAAAPHEAYLAIALDLKAAKRLIGQAGGGLHGAFTVMGQTTASVAQAARGAGLTVTGWLGSREIAAVLRTAYDPAATARLQQWSSTGRAEADPAAAGPVAQVEETDRVITDSARHATYWIENWPRTETSSGFLHSIMFSTGVRRSFSLIYAPQGIESALRDVQRRKSAIISDASERRRRGQVESEADNVEYADVKTREKQLISGHADVALTGLLTVSADTDQALDAACAQLETAAASAQVDLRRLLFQQTDAFTTCALPLARNTL
- a CDS encoding ATP-binding protein; translation: MGFCDLPVAGYLCKAGDVIDFASDPAGAIGKWMAESAGDVAAAAADLASKAIDRTTNIDLGAGWFRDNYETILPIGLLMLVATFCAQLVRAAIKRDGQALAQAVTGTASGVLFAFCAIAFTTVAIEVVDALSNGLFAASGTDISSAVRRIVKVQQISSIAGMGWLVAVVAALGSAIGAFLFWGVMMVRKVGILILVTLAIFAGAGGGWEAARRWRRGWIEATATLVVSKLLMTIIFVLGIAAMGKTDAKDGVAALADVAAGMVIMLMILLCPYMTFKFVHWAAEGTDGESLHRAGGAGATVARQHAENAARKAAAAATGGAAAGAGAAGGGAEAAGSGGGFPGDIASNPTGGMDMGKGDSGGSSGGGFHDLMEQAAPPQARTGSGQDTGQADGPPSWSGPGSQQSGWSTSAPADPMPPAHGAPANGDSASQTGSPTGL
- a CDS encoding C40 family peptidase; the protein is MKGIAAAIGVLCLSPALLAGTAVLAAAASHSSSPGTSCVTDSVDTDAVRRQVAAVLGGSGAQNVHVEGLDLPAEQIPHARTIVATGITLEVPERGQIVALATAIQESRLRNLSYGDRDSLGLFQQRPSQGWGTPAQVRDPVYASTKFYQGLLKVPGWQQMTVTQAAQAVQLSGFPDAYAQWEPLARALQQAIVPTLKGSGPPTEGQTPGIPATDPCAPGEEGSGSGPIPEGAVPKGYSIPADADPRAKTAITWAMNQLGTLYQWGGSCLAPHGPDPMGRCDCSSLTQQAYKKAGITLTRTTYTQIAEGHAVPLNQLRPGDLVFSRGTPAVPEHVGIYAGHGYVIEAPRTTKPVRFSTLADYAAHSARRLP